Proteins found in one Corynebacterium zhongnanshanii genomic segment:
- a CDS encoding citrate synthase, producing the protein MATDNPDKAVLHYPGGEFEMDIVHATEGNDGIALGKMLAETGLTTLDPGYMNTGSTESAITYIDGAEGILRYRGYDIADLANNATFNEVSYLLINGELPTPEQKEEFNSNIRKHTLLDEDFKSQFKVFPRDAHPMSVLASSLNILSTYYQDSLDPLNKDHQKLNTYRLMAKVPMLAAYAYRASKGKPFMYPDNKLNARQNFMRNMFGYPTEEYENDPVLTKALDKLLILHADHEQNCSTSTVRMVGSSQANMFVSIAAGINALSGPLHGGANQAVLEMLEDIKAQGGDATDFMNRVKNKEPGVKLMGFGHRVYKNYDPRAAIVKESAHEILNHLGGDELLDLAMGLEEIALADDYFISRKLYPNVDFYTGLIYRAMGFPTDFFTVLFAMGRLPGWIAHYLEQVNDPTAKINRPRQIYTGPAERKLS; encoded by the coding sequence ATGGCGACCGATAATCCAGACAAGGCAGTCCTCCACTACCCAGGTGGAGAATTCGAAATGGACATTGTCCACGCAACCGAAGGCAACGACGGAATTGCACTGGGCAAGATGCTGGCAGAAACCGGCTTGACCACTCTGGATCCGGGATACATGAATACCGGTTCTACCGAGTCCGCAATCACCTACATCGATGGTGCAGAAGGCATTCTGCGTTACCGCGGATACGACATTGCAGATCTGGCCAACAACGCCACCTTCAATGAGGTCTCCTACCTGCTGATCAATGGCGAGCTGCCAACCCCAGAGCAGAAGGAAGAGTTCAACTCCAACATCCGCAAGCACACTCTGCTGGATGAGGACTTCAAGTCCCAGTTCAAGGTGTTCCCTCGCGACGCTCACCCTATGAGCGTGCTGGCCTCCTCCCTGAACATCCTGTCCACCTACTACCAGGACAGCCTGGATCCTTTGAACAAGGACCACCAGAAGCTCAACACCTACCGCCTGATGGCGAAGGTTCCAATGCTGGCTGCCTACGCGTACCGCGCATCCAAGGGCAAGCCATTCATGTACCCAGACAACAAGCTGAACGCACGCCAGAACTTCATGCGTAACATGTTCGGCTACCCCACCGAAGAGTACGAGAACGACCCAGTGCTCACCAAGGCTCTGGACAAGCTGCTCATCCTGCACGCTGACCACGAGCAGAACTGCTCCACCTCCACCGTGCGCATGGTGGGCTCCTCCCAGGCGAACATGTTCGTCTCCATCGCGGCCGGCATCAACGCACTGTCCGGCCCACTGCATGGTGGTGCAAACCAGGCCGTGCTGGAGATGCTCGAGGACATCAAGGCCCAGGGCGGCGACGCCACGGACTTCATGAACCGCGTGAAGAACAAGGAGCCAGGCGTGAAGCTGATGGGCTTCGGCCACCGCGTCTACAAGAACTACGACCCACGTGCGGCCATCGTGAAGGAATCCGCACACGAGATCCTGAACCACCTGGGCGGCGACGAGCTGCTGGACCTGGCTATGGGTCTGGAAGAGATCGCACTGGCAGATGACTACTTCATCTCCCGTAAGCTCTACCCGAACGTGGACTTCTACACCGGCCTGATCTACCGCGCCATGGGCTTCCCAACGGACTTCTTCACCGTTCTGTTCGCCATGGGCCGCCTGCCAGGCTGGATCGCCCACTACCTGGAGCAGGTCAACGATCCTACCGCGAAGATCAACCGTCCTCGCCAGATCTACACCGGCCCAGCCGAGCGCAAGCTGTCCTAA
- a CDS encoding FKBP-type peptidyl-prolyl cis-trans isomerase, translating to MSDAQSKPLIEVDGGEAPQDLVIEDITVGTGNEAVAGGQVEVHYVGVDFETGEEFDSSWDRGQSIEFPLNGLIQGWQEGIPGMKVGGRRKLTIPPEKAYGPAGGFHPLAGRTLVFVIDLLSA from the coding sequence ATGTCTGATGCACAATCCAAGCCGCTCATCGAAGTAGATGGTGGTGAAGCGCCCCAAGATCTGGTCATTGAAGACATCACCGTGGGCACGGGTAACGAGGCCGTGGCAGGCGGTCAGGTAGAGGTTCACTACGTGGGCGTGGACTTCGAGACCGGGGAAGAGTTTGACTCCTCCTGGGATCGCGGACAGTCCATCGAGTTCCCTCTGAACGGTCTGATCCAGGGCTGGCAGGAAGGAATCCCTGGAATGAAGGTGGGAGGCCGCCGTAAGCTGACCATTCCACCGGAGAAGGCCTACGGCCCAGCCGGTGGATTCCACCCCTTGGCGGGGCGGACCCTGGTGTTCGTGATCGACTTGCTGAGCGCGTAA
- a CDS encoding SGNH/GDSL hydrolase family protein encodes MKKTFARSVMATAIAAAATLAPGVAATSSALPLPPAPQLPAAPQLPAAPQLPGLPPLPFQAAPKGAQMVTFGDSFTANGGTNPARNEGTRVQWNPMCRTDHNNWAKEAARHLNKSIADYSCNGTTAGSVNLYLETAIANGDLGPETQDVVLMYGGLDPSFYIDGAGNVLNLPTPVGTPYQAQLFALKERIRSVAPNARITLASYPRLIDNDRVCPVGIANVPVPGGTGAENAVNRSIANAAHVLGMHYIDVHAASDGHGPCAAPDQRWVNIIPEPSSPSVMPSHPTDRGHIAMGEVVANGLR; translated from the coding sequence ATGAAAAAGACTTTTGCGCGCTCAGTAATGGCAACCGCAATTGCGGCCGCTGCAACGCTTGCACCTGGTGTTGCTGCCACGTCTTCGGCACTCCCATTGCCACCAGCCCCACAGCTTCCAGCGGCTCCCCAGCTGCCAGCAGCCCCACAGCTCCCAGGACTGCCACCACTTCCATTCCAGGCTGCACCAAAGGGTGCACAGATGGTCACCTTCGGTGACTCCTTCACCGCCAACGGTGGCACGAACCCAGCGCGCAACGAAGGTACCCGCGTGCAGTGGAACCCAATGTGCCGCACCGACCACAACAACTGGGCCAAGGAAGCCGCACGCCACCTCAACAAGTCCATCGCAGACTACTCCTGCAACGGCACCACCGCAGGTTCCGTGAACCTGTACCTGGAGACCGCCATCGCTAACGGCGACCTGGGACCTGAGACCCAGGACGTTGTCCTCATGTACGGCGGCCTGGACCCAAGCTTCTACATCGACGGTGCCGGCAACGTGCTCAACCTGCCCACCCCAGTGGGAACCCCCTACCAGGCTCAGCTCTTCGCCCTGAAGGAGCGCATCCGCTCCGTAGCGCCGAACGCTCGCATCACCCTGGCTAGCTACCCACGCCTGATCGACAACGATCGCGTGTGCCCAGTGGGTATCGCCAACGTCCCAGTCCCAGGTGGCACCGGAGCCGAGAACGCGGTGAACCGCTCCATCGCCAACGCAGCGCACGTCCTGGGCATGCACTACATCGATGTGCACGCAGCGTCCGATGGCCACGGCCCATGCGCCGCCCCTGATCAGCGCTGGGTCAACATCATCCCAGAGCCATCCTCCCCATCCGTGATGCCAAGCCACCCAACGGACCGTGGCCACATCGCCATGGGCGAAGTTGTGGCCAACGGCCTGCGCTAG
- a CDS encoding ABC transporter permease, whose product MSYSSAKTVSTVVQREIQVSLKSKAILISLAIMLVAMVAAIGLVGFFSDKEADPKTLAVVGMSAEPFEQATDSAVTVTVLDHSSDAEARVKDGDADAAVVKTDNGVDFVFDNTPDPALHSLVEGVISSMAQNQALSTLGISPEEFQKAMPASTVTMVSLDEQSDDDVNYPAIVTVMIAVGMMCFFVMLFAGNIGSRVTEEKSSRVVEIILASARPTDFLAGKIIANTLFGVVASTLIMGVGAVGLSLTGLAKDVDFDYGTLLLMLVAFVLGMLLFGSLYAAAGSLVSRTEDLQSTQAPILLLVFAMIYAPFFGWQFLDSTVMTVLAWIPPTSLSVAPLQLAAGNMNLIQVLGSFGVTLVATVLIIMLVARIYKNAILHNGQKMSWKTAIAGK is encoded by the coding sequence ATGAGTTACTCTTCCGCAAAAACTGTGTCCACCGTGGTGCAGCGTGAGATTCAGGTGTCCCTGAAGTCGAAAGCGATCCTGATTTCGTTGGCGATTATGCTGGTCGCGATGGTGGCTGCGATCGGCCTGGTGGGATTCTTCTCCGACAAGGAAGCCGACCCGAAGACGTTGGCCGTGGTGGGCATGTCCGCCGAGCCGTTTGAGCAGGCCACCGACTCCGCCGTGACCGTCACCGTCCTTGATCATTCTTCCGACGCCGAAGCCCGCGTCAAAGACGGCGACGCGGATGCTGCTGTGGTGAAAACTGACAACGGCGTGGACTTCGTCTTCGATAACACTCCCGATCCTGCCCTGCATTCCCTGGTTGAGGGCGTGATCTCGTCCATGGCTCAGAACCAGGCGCTCAGCACACTGGGCATTTCGCCGGAAGAGTTTCAGAAGGCGATGCCGGCGTCGACGGTCACGATGGTCTCCCTGGACGAGCAATCTGACGACGACGTCAACTACCCCGCTATCGTCACGGTCATGATCGCGGTCGGCATGATGTGCTTCTTCGTCATGCTGTTCGCGGGAAACATTGGCAGCCGTGTGACAGAGGAGAAATCCTCCCGCGTGGTGGAGATCATTTTGGCATCGGCTCGCCCCACGGACTTCTTGGCGGGCAAGATCATCGCGAACACGCTGTTCGGTGTGGTGGCATCCACGCTGATCATGGGCGTGGGAGCGGTGGGACTGTCGCTCACGGGTCTTGCCAAGGATGTGGACTTTGACTATGGAACCTTGCTGCTGATGCTGGTGGCGTTCGTCCTGGGCATGTTGCTCTTCGGCAGTCTGTATGCGGCTGCGGGTTCCCTGGTGTCCCGAACGGAAGATTTGCAGTCGACGCAGGCCCCCATCCTGTTACTCGTCTTTGCAATGATTTACGCGCCCTTTTTCGGGTGGCAATTCTTGGATTCCACCGTCATGACCGTGTTGGCATGGATCCCACCCACCAGCTTGTCGGTAGCTCCGCTACAGCTGGCGGCGGGCAATATGAACCTGATCCAGGTTCTGGGATCCTTCGGTGTGACCTTGGTGGCCACCGTTCTGATCATTATGCTGGTGGCTCGCATTTACAAGAATGCGATCCTGCACAATGGTCAGAAGATGTCTTGGAAGACCGCTATTGCCGGTAAGTAG
- a CDS encoding ABC transporter ATP-binding protein, with amino-acid sequence MDTLYIDHLNKSYGDHQVLHDMTFHVGRGEIYGFVGSNGAGKSTTMRIALGVLACDSGEVRVGDTPMNQDLRRRIGYMPEERGLYAKEKIADQLGYFGRLHGLNKAAAARNAEALLEQLGLAERANDKLDQLSLGNQQRVQLAASLIHDPELLILDEPFSGLDPVAVNVMSQLLVDRAKQGVPVLFSSHQLDLVQRLCDRVGIISDGRMKAEGTVDELRTRGPVIYEIHTTARDWYPEGTQLVEASEDHVLLQARGEDQDQEILNAALAQGPVHSFSRRIPHLSELFQEVVES; translated from the coding sequence ATGGATACGTTATATATTGACCATCTGAACAAGAGTTATGGAGACCACCAGGTCCTCCATGACATGACCTTCCACGTGGGCCGTGGCGAAATCTACGGCTTCGTGGGCTCCAACGGTGCGGGCAAATCCACCACGATGCGCATCGCCCTGGGAGTTCTGGCCTGTGATTCCGGTGAGGTCCGGGTGGGGGACACCCCCATGAACCAGGATCTGCGCCGCCGCATTGGCTACATGCCCGAGGAGCGCGGCCTGTACGCCAAGGAGAAGATCGCCGACCAGCTGGGCTACTTCGGCCGTCTTCACGGGCTGAACAAAGCTGCAGCCGCCCGCAATGCTGAGGCGCTCCTTGAGCAGCTGGGACTGGCGGAGCGAGCCAATGATAAATTGGACCAACTATCGTTGGGAAACCAGCAGAGGGTGCAGCTGGCGGCGTCGTTGATTCACGATCCTGAGCTACTGATCCTCGACGAGCCTTTCTCCGGCCTGGACCCCGTCGCAGTCAATGTCATGTCGCAGCTGCTAGTCGATCGGGCGAAACAGGGCGTGCCTGTGCTGTTCAGCTCTCACCAGCTGGATCTGGTGCAGCGCCTGTGCGACCGCGTGGGAATCATCAGCGATGGCCGCATGAAGGCCGAGGGCACGGTGGATGAACTGCGCACCCGCGGCCCCGTGATCTATGAGATCCACACGACAGCGCGCGATTGGTACCCGGAGGGAACGCAGCTGGTCGAGGCGTCGGAGGATCACGTCCTGCTGCAGGCCCGCGGCGAAGACCAGGACCAGGAAATCCTGAACGCCGCGCTGGCCCAAGGCCCTGTGCATTCTTTCAGCCGCCGTATCCCCCATCTGTCTGAGCTCTTCCAGGAGGTCGTGGAATCATGA
- a CDS encoding aldo/keto reductase, which produces MSDISLNDGTTIPQVGFGTWQLKGDVAYESTLAAITAGYRHIDTAAIYANEEEVGRAIAEAISQGIVTREDLFITTKLWNADQTRAAEALDLSLSKLGLDYVDLYLIHWPCPGYGQYVPAWKAMMELKDAGKTRSIGVCNFYPEALDELIAAGATPVVNQIEIHPGFSQDEMREENAARTITTQAWSPLGQGTVLENKEILRIAEEVGKTAAQVIIRWHIQRGDVVLPRSSNAGRIAQNLDVADFKLSNDHMAIITALDDLADQEESGVTGRVGPHPHEFNRDTPAE; this is translated from the coding sequence ATGAGTGACATTAGCCTGAACGATGGAACGACGATACCCCAGGTTGGGTTTGGCACATGGCAACTCAAGGGCGACGTGGCCTATGAATCCACGCTCGCTGCAATCACGGCCGGCTATCGCCACATCGATACCGCGGCGATTTACGCCAACGAGGAAGAGGTGGGGCGCGCCATCGCAGAGGCCATCAGCCAGGGCATCGTCACCCGAGAGGACCTGTTCATCACCACCAAGTTGTGGAACGCAGATCAGACCCGCGCCGCCGAAGCCCTGGACCTGTCCCTGTCCAAACTGGGTCTGGACTATGTGGACTTGTACCTGATCCACTGGCCATGCCCCGGCTACGGACAGTACGTGCCGGCGTGGAAGGCGATGATGGAGCTGAAGGACGCGGGCAAGACCCGCTCCATTGGCGTGTGCAACTTCTACCCGGAGGCGCTGGATGAGCTGATCGCTGCTGGCGCCACCCCCGTGGTCAACCAGATTGAGATCCACCCCGGGTTCTCTCAGGACGAGATGCGGGAAGAAAACGCGGCACGCACCATCACGACGCAAGCCTGGTCCCCACTGGGGCAGGGCACCGTGCTGGAGAACAAGGAAATCCTGCGCATCGCCGAAGAAGTGGGCAAGACCGCAGCTCAGGTGATTATCCGCTGGCACATTCAGCGTGGGGACGTGGTACTGCCACGTTCCTCCAATGCCGGGCGCATCGCCCAGAACCTGGATGTGGCGGATTTCAAGCTGAGCAATGACCACATGGCGATCATCACCGCCCTGGATGATTTGGCCGATCAGGAGGAGTCGGGTGTGACGGGCAGGGTTGGCCCACACCCTCATGAGTTCAATCGGGACACCCCGGCTGAATAA
- a CDS encoding enoyl-CoA hydratase, protein MTVQSLRVERDSHNPHVAIITLNDPDKRNALDAAKASALENAIIELEATRQTDQPVRVIVIRGEGPAFCAGADLSGGVYARDFFDSLTRMLTAIARCPIPVIADVQGPAVGAGCQVVLACDLRVFGDRGAVWVPAAQHGFALDTWTHQRLCELVGGGHARNIMIGAATMGVEQALATGFASLHADPAGAVEYARTIAAQAPLSMEHSKRVLNSADASRDPSLDMLFRKAWASEDAQEARAARAEKRVPRFRGQ, encoded by the coding sequence ATGACAGTCCAGAGCCTGCGAGTAGAGCGCGATAGCCACAATCCTCACGTTGCGATCATCACCTTGAACGATCCGGACAAGCGCAACGCGCTCGACGCGGCGAAGGCCAGCGCTCTGGAGAATGCGATTATTGAGCTGGAGGCCACTCGCCAGACTGATCAGCCCGTGAGGGTGATTGTGATCCGCGGCGAGGGGCCTGCTTTTTGTGCGGGTGCGGATCTGTCCGGTGGGGTGTACGCCCGAGACTTTTTCGATTCGCTCACGCGCATGCTCACCGCGATTGCGCGCTGCCCGATTCCGGTGATTGCCGATGTGCAGGGGCCGGCGGTGGGCGCGGGTTGCCAGGTGGTTCTGGCCTGTGACCTGCGCGTCTTTGGGGACCGTGGTGCCGTATGGGTGCCCGCGGCGCAGCATGGATTCGCGCTCGATACGTGGACGCATCAGCGTCTGTGTGAGTTGGTGGGCGGGGGACATGCGCGCAACATCATGATCGGGGCGGCCACCATGGGGGTGGAGCAAGCCCTCGCCACGGGATTCGCGTCCTTGCACGCGGATCCCGCTGGGGCTGTGGAGTACGCCCGCACGATCGCGGCCCAGGCGCCGCTGTCCATGGAGCACTCCAAGCGTGTGCTCAATTCCGCCGACGCCAGCCGGGACCCATCCCTCGACATGCTCTTCCGGAAGGCGTGGGCCAGCGAGGATGCACAGGAGGCGCGGGCTGCGCGTGCGGAGAAGCGGGTGCCCCGGTTTAGAGGGCAGTGA
- a CDS encoding methyltransferase domain-containing protein, with translation MSQHLPHAHATAFLLPHLTATTRLLDLGCGHGSLTLDLAAHVESLSGAASQVTGVDINPDAIATATTAAAERESAVSFTQGNADALPFEDNSFDVVFASQVLHHVPDPVAALRECARVLAPGGLIAAREVDYGAMTWYPPHPGLSRWRAVFSVVADLADAQPNAGRHLPTWFVQAGLDDLQVSSSNGTYASSEQRKHLASTWVARTQDEDYQQRVAVALGDIQNTSRKLEPSSAQTSGQRTTTQEAIAQIVEGWNTWKDTPGALFIMPHVEVVATVTAL, from the coding sequence ATGAGCCAACACCTGCCCCACGCCCACGCCACCGCATTCCTCCTCCCCCACCTCACGGCAACAACGCGCCTGCTGGACCTAGGTTGCGGCCACGGCTCCCTGACCTTGGACCTGGCCGCGCACGTCGAATCCCTAAGTGGTGCCGCGTCCCAGGTCACGGGTGTGGACATAAATCCCGACGCCATCGCTACAGCCACCACAGCCGCCGCCGAACGCGAATCCGCCGTGTCCTTCACCCAGGGCAATGCGGACGCCCTACCGTTCGAGGACAACTCCTTCGACGTGGTGTTCGCAAGCCAGGTTCTACACCACGTACCGGATCCCGTGGCAGCGCTGCGAGAATGTGCGCGTGTGCTCGCACCGGGTGGACTCATCGCCGCTCGGGAAGTGGACTACGGAGCGATGACCTGGTACCCACCGCATCCTGGGTTGTCGCGCTGGCGCGCTGTGTTTTCCGTGGTTGCAGACCTTGCCGATGCGCAACCGAATGCTGGCCGCCACCTGCCCACCTGGTTCGTGCAGGCCGGTCTTGACGATCTGCAGGTGAGCTCCAGCAACGGGACCTACGCCTCGTCGGAGCAGCGCAAACACCTGGCGTCCACGTGGGTTGCGCGCACGCAGGACGAGGACTACCAGCAGCGCGTGGCCGTCGCACTCGGCGACATACAGAACACCTCTCGGAAGCTGGAGCCAAGCTCAGCCCAGACGTCCGGCCAGAGGACAACCACGCAGGAAGCCATCGCACAGATCGTCGAAGGCTGGAACACCTGGAAGGACACTCCCGGCGCGCTGTTCATCATGCCCCACGTGGAGGTCGTCGCCACGGTCACTGCCCTCTAA
- a CDS encoding LLM class flavin-dependent oxidoreductase — translation MQFGIFTIGDVTTDPTTGQTPSEHERIRNTVAMAKKAEEVGLDVFATGQHHNPPFVAPANPPILLAHLAAQTSNIQFSTSTTLITTTDPVRIAEDYAYVQHLADGRVDLMMGRGNTGAVYPWFGADIRKGIPLAIENYHLLRRLWREENVNWRGEFRTPLQSFTSTPRPLDGTPPFVWHGSIRSTEIAEQAAFYGDGFFHNHIFWTLDHTQQMVNLYRQRFEHYGHGRADQAIVGLGGQVFIGDTEKEAKNFFRPYFDNAPVYGHGPSLEDFERSTPLTVGTAEQVIERYLSYADAVGDYQRQLFLVDHAGLPQDVVLEQIEILGRDVVPVLRREFEARRPAHVPSDPPTHASLVADGASSRHHAVTPAVMSDNDTQDGE, via the coding sequence ATGCAATTCGGAATCTTTACTATCGGCGATGTCACTACAGACCCCACGACCGGGCAGACACCCAGCGAACATGAACGCATTCGCAACACGGTGGCCATGGCGAAAAAGGCTGAGGAGGTAGGCCTGGATGTCTTTGCGACAGGCCAGCACCACAACCCGCCGTTCGTTGCGCCGGCCAACCCTCCGATTCTTCTGGCGCATCTGGCTGCTCAGACGAGCAACATCCAGTTTTCAACGTCCACGACCCTTATCACCACTACGGATCCGGTCCGTATCGCAGAGGACTACGCCTATGTGCAACACCTCGCTGATGGCCGCGTGGATCTGATGATGGGGCGCGGCAACACCGGGGCGGTGTACCCGTGGTTCGGGGCGGATATCCGGAAGGGAATCCCGCTTGCCATTGAGAATTATCACCTTCTGCGCCGCCTGTGGCGTGAGGAGAATGTGAATTGGCGCGGGGAATTCCGCACACCACTCCAGTCCTTTACCTCCACTCCGCGACCGCTTGATGGAACCCCGCCCTTTGTCTGGCACGGTTCGATTCGCTCTACGGAGATAGCAGAGCAGGCCGCATTCTATGGCGATGGGTTCTTCCACAATCACATTTTCTGGACGCTTGACCACACCCAGCAGATGGTGAACCTGTACCGTCAGCGTTTTGAACACTATGGCCACGGCCGGGCTGACCAGGCCATTGTTGGTCTGGGCGGCCAGGTGTTCATCGGCGATACGGAGAAAGAAGCGAAGAACTTCTTCCGCCCGTACTTCGATAATGCCCCGGTGTATGGACATGGTCCTTCCCTGGAAGACTTCGAGCGTTCCACGCCGTTGACTGTGGGTACAGCGGAGCAGGTCATTGAACGGTACCTGAGCTATGCCGATGCCGTGGGTGATTACCAGCGCCAGTTGTTCCTCGTTGATCATGCGGGCTTGCCGCAGGATGTGGTGCTCGAGCAGATTGAGATCCTGGGTAGGGACGTGGTTCCTGTCCTTCGGCGAGAATTTGAAGCCCGACGCCCGGCGCATGTTCCTTCAGACCCTCCGACCCACGCCAGCTTGGTTGCCGACGGAGCTTCATCCCGTCACCATGCCGTGACACCTGCAGTGATGTCAGACAACGATACTCAGGACGGTGAGTAG
- a CDS encoding CE1759 family FMN reductase codes for MKKLVVLNAGLSTPSTTRMLAERISGAVESNVARKGEGIDVAYIDIRSLAMDLATMMSTGIPSEGLRHAHDEVSNADALIAATPVFAASYSGLFKMFVDTLDTDSLNGMPMIIAATAGTARHSLVLDFALRPLFTHLRAVIMSTGVFAATDDFGADSGLDNRVQRAAVELADHIVSTEGAVAGLAPAMDRPQHHSARDTGVHLVRTSGTQVDTNVTDFMTLLRGHDGN; via the coding sequence ATGAAAAAGTTGGTTGTTCTGAATGCAGGGCTATCGACTCCATCCACCACGCGGATGCTCGCGGAGCGGATTTCCGGTGCGGTGGAGTCCAATGTTGCTCGTAAAGGGGAGGGGATTGACGTTGCTTACATTGATATCCGCTCTTTGGCAATGGACTTGGCCACAATGATGAGCACTGGCATTCCTTCGGAGGGGTTGCGCCACGCACACGATGAGGTGAGTAATGCCGATGCGCTTATTGCGGCAACCCCGGTTTTTGCTGCAAGCTATTCAGGCCTGTTCAAAATGTTTGTGGACACGTTGGACACAGATTCTCTTAATGGAATGCCGATGATCATTGCGGCCACCGCAGGAACGGCGCGCCATAGTCTCGTTCTCGACTTTGCGCTTCGTCCTTTGTTCACCCATTTGCGAGCGGTCATCATGTCTACCGGAGTATTCGCTGCGACAGATGACTTTGGCGCGGATTCAGGCCTCGACAACAGAGTTCAACGCGCAGCCGTGGAACTGGCTGACCATATCGTGTCCACTGAGGGGGCGGTTGCTGGGCTGGCTCCAGCAATGGATCGTCCCCAGCATCACTCGGCGCGGGATACGGGGGTTCACCTAGTGCGAACCAGTGGAACTCAGGTCGATACCAACGTCACGGATTTCATGACTCTGTTGCGGGGACACGACGGCAACTAA
- a CDS encoding Ltp family lipoprotein produces the protein MTAPHHQNPYHQPGTNQQSHTPQKKKGGMRTWAAIAAGIFLVLIIIGVAGGGGDKNSTENSSTVASSLGMQEAAIPTEQATSGDNEQPMAAPAAMESEEQAPQPQRATESVPREFQSAARKAKTYSDMMHMSRQGIYDQLVSEYGEQFSPDAAQYAVDNLQADYNKNALEKAKTYEKHMSMSPSAIFDQLTSEYGEKFTPEEAQYAVDNLGN, from the coding sequence ATGACTGCTCCCCATCATCAGAACCCGTACCACCAGCCCGGCACCAACCAACAATCACACACTCCCCAGAAAAAGAAAGGCGGCATGCGCACGTGGGCCGCCATCGCCGCAGGAATCTTCCTGGTGTTGATCATCATCGGAGTGGCCGGCGGTGGCGGAGACAAAAACTCCACAGAAAACTCCTCCACCGTGGCATCCTCACTGGGCATGCAGGAAGCCGCCATCCCCACAGAGCAGGCCACCAGCGGGGACAACGAACAACCCATGGCCGCTCCGGCAGCAATGGAGTCGGAGGAACAAGCCCCTCAGCCCCAGCGCGCTACCGAGTCCGTCCCCCGGGAGTTCCAATCCGCTGCACGCAAGGCCAAGACCTACTCGGACATGATGCACATGTCCCGTCAGGGAATCTACGACCAGCTCGTCAGCGAATACGGCGAACAGTTCAGTCCGGATGCCGCCCAATATGCGGTGGATAACTTGCAGGCAGACTACAACAAGAATGCGCTAGAGAAGGCAAAGACGTACGAAAAGCACATGTCAATGTCTCCCAGCGCTATCTTTGACCAGCTGACCAGTGAATACGGCGAGAAGTTTACCCCAGAGGAGGCACAGTACGCGGTAGACAATCTAGGCAATTAG
- a CDS encoding metal-sensitive transcriptional regulator has protein sequence MTIEYDNLATPSESTEPTECNHCGSENHQHGYIADKESYLRRMKRLEGQARGIAKMIEEEKYCIDILTQISALTKAAQGVATGLLEDHLHHCVLDAAHMQDEQLTQEKIAEASSAIKRLMRF, from the coding sequence ATGACTATCGAATACGACAACCTCGCCACCCCATCCGAGTCCACCGAGCCCACCGAGTGCAACCACTGCGGCTCTGAGAATCACCAACACGGCTACATCGCTGACAAGGAAAGCTATCTGCGCCGCATGAAGCGGCTGGAAGGGCAAGCCCGCGGTATCGCAAAAATGATCGAAGAGGAAAAATACTGCATCGACATCCTCACCCAAATCAGCGCGCTCACGAAAGCCGCCCAAGGAGTTGCCACTGGTCTCCTCGAAGACCATCTTCACCATTGTGTTCTGGACGCCGCGCACATGCAGGACGAGCAACTCACCCAAGAGAAAATAGCAGAAGCCAGCAGCGCTATTAAGCGCCTCATGCGCTTTTAA